A window of Fusarium falciforme chromosome 1, complete sequence genomic DNA:
GCAGTAACATATCTCTTCCATTCCATCACTGCTGAATGAGGCACGGCCATGAGAACCTCTGTCGCTCTGTCTCTTGTTCTGGGCATTTCTTGTCCGCCAACTCCTGTCGGATTTTTCGGCCTCCTGGCTGCCAGCTCCAGCTGAGTCTGCCTCATTTGAATTCGCGGCGCAGCTCAGGCCATTCATTCGCCCTCCTTGGAGCTGCTGCGACGCGTCGCTATCCCGTCGCAAGCCatgcctctcttctccagatATTCTATGCGCCAGAACCGCGGTTTCCTAGGTTCCGACAGCTCTGCATTGCCTTCACAAGATGCCCAAGTAAGTTCAGCCAATGCTTTGTCTTTGTCGCATTGAGTGTCCATCTTTGCTGTCAAGTCCGCTCTCGGTGACCATCGCCTATGGATCCCCTGTCATGAAAACCCAGATCTCCCGGCTAATGAGCACTTCCTGGAAATAGGATCGTCAACAATTGCGTTACGAGCTCGACTTGAACGCATGGAACTTTCGCATTTGGGGCGTTTGCGCATCGGGCTTTTTAACAGATTCGTAAGCTCTCCCACTGCATCCATAACTGACGTCTACATGCTTCTGCGCGCCTTCATCGCCAACTTTGGATTTAACAGCCACCCCTAACGCTCTTGCAGATATAACCTCTTTTCCACAAACGTCATTCTCGCTTCCATCGCATTCGTCTACTGGCCCAATGGCCCAGAGTGGTCCGGACTTCTTATCAACTTCTTTACTCTCCTTGGCTCCGTCATCGGCCAACTACTCTTCGGCTACCTCGCGGACCGGTATGGTCGAACCCGCCTCTACGGCATCGAACTAGTTCTTGTAATTGTTTCTACGATCGGTGTAGCCACTAGCAGTCACGGCTACAATGATCTCTCTTTCTTGGGTCTCTTTATCTGGTGGCGCTTTGTCATGGGGATTGGTGCGTCGCCCAAATTCAACCAAAGCTCGACATCACCAAGTACAGGATGCTAACAATCATGACAGGCATCGGAGCCGAATATCCCCTTAGCGCAGTAATTACATCGGAATGGTCCAGCACTCAGTCTCGAGCTACCATGTTGTCTTCGGTTTTCATGATGCAGCCGATCGGCCAGGCCCTTGCCCAGTTGGTTGGTCTCTTTGTGCTTCTTGGCTTCCAAAGGAGCCACGACCTTCAAGGAATGCGCTGTGGTCTCGATAGGCTGCATGAAGAGGAGTGCAAAAAGGCCTTGGACGGCATCTGGCGCATTGTCATCGGTTCCGGCGCGGTGCCTGCGTTGttggccatcatcttccgTTTCTTCCTATTCGACTGCGGCATCTACAGTCTCGAAGTCCGGAACAAACCAGCAATTGCTCTAATGAACACACAGAGAATTTACGGAGCACCTCAAGGAGGTGGAACCGAGGCCTTTCCCGGCGGCGGTATCAACGGGCGCCCCCCGATGAACGGCTCGTTCCCGATGACCCAGCTCAACCACCCTCCGCCATCGACGACATACCAGATGAACCCGCCCAATGGAAATCACACGGCACCTTCTTACCGAACAAACGCGCCGCCCAACAACATGCATCTCGCGAGCACCTCGCAGCAGGCCATGCCCATCCAGTTTTCCAAGGAGGACATGCACAACTACTTTATCCGGGATGGCAACTGGGCCTACCTCTTGGGAACAGCGGCAACATGGTTTTTCTTGGATGTATCATTTTATGGAATGAGCCTTGATAACAGAGGAACTCTGTCGACAATGTGGGCGACAACGAAACCGACGCCGATCGACGACAGACTCGAGTGTTGGGACTCGTCCCTCCAAGGGGGCAACTCTACAGTGCCACAATGGGCCATCGACGGACTTCCGGTTTGGTCGACCGACGCGACACACCCCTGCAACACCATCTACGACGTGCTGATCGAGCAGACTAAGCAATATTTGCTGACCGTGTCGCTTGCGTCTATCGCTGGAAGTGCTTGCTTTGTCTTGTTTTCGAGCCGGATCCCCCGGCGACAGTGGCTGACGGCCTCGTTTCTCGTCCTGGCCGGTTTCTTTGTGGTTACCGGCTGTGTCTATTATGGTGTCCATCAGAAGGATGGTGCACCTGCTACAGTGGTGTTTGTGGCCATCTGCCACTTTATGTTCAACTTTGGTAAGTTGGGCACCTGAAACCTGGTCTGATTCACGCTAATAAGGAGTGTCTCTAGGCGCGAACACGCTGACGTTTATGATTCCCGCCGAGATCTTTCCAACCTGTTATCGATGTATGTGCCACGGTATCTCAGCGGCAGCGGGAAAGCTCGGCAGTCTCGTAGCAGTGCTCGTGGTATATGGCATCAACCAGTCATACGACGCCGACACTCGGCAaggcctcatcttcctc
This region includes:
- a CDS encoding MFS domain-containing protein, which encodes MPLFSRYSMRQNRGFLGSDSSALPSQDAQDRQQLRYELDLNAWNFRIWGVCASGFLTDSYNLFSTNVILASIAFVYWPNGPEWSGLLINFFTLLGSVIGQLLFGYLADRYGRTRLYGIELVLVIVSTIGVATSSHGYNDLSFLGLFIWWRFVMGIGIGAEYPLSAVITSEWSSTQSRATMLSSVFMMQPIGQALAQLVGLFVLLGFQRSHDLQGMRCGLDRLHEEECKKALDGIWRIVIGSGAVPALLAIIFRFFLFDCGIYSLEVRNKPAIALMNTQRIYGAPQGGGTEAFPGGGINGRPPMNGSFPMTQLNHPPPSTTYQMNPPNGNHTAPSYRTNAPPNNMHLASTSQQAMPIQFSKEDMHNYFIRDGNWAYLLGTAATWFFLDVSFYGMSLDNRGTLSTMWATTKPTPIDDRLECWDSSLQGGNSTVPQWAIDGLPVWSTDATHPCNTIYDVLIEQTKQYLLTVSLASIAGSACFVLFSSRIPRRQWLTASFLVLAGFFVVTGCVYYGVHQKDGAPATVVFVAICHFMFNFGANTLTFMIPAEIFPTCYRCMCHGISAAAGKLGSLVAVLVVYGINQSYDADTRQGLIFLLFGSVAAVGAIFSWAYLPNSQRWVEYDGKKYLESKTLEELGEGRVKARLTGELVTIEEKWDEIKRRKRGSQRSDPSIPDGAT